The Gemmatimonadaceae bacterium genomic interval GCGAGCAGGAACGCCGCTGCCGCCGGGAAGTCCGGCGCCTCCGCGAGCGCGGACAGGAGACCCGCGACAGCGCGGTCTCCGAGCACTGCCATCCTACACCGGTCCCAGCTCGCTACCCACGCTGCTCGAGCTGGCGCCGAAGTTCGGCGTTCTCGCGCTGCATGCGCTCGAGCTCGTCTCCGGCGCCGACCTCACGCGGCCGCGAGACCGGGGCCGTGATGCCCACGGCTTCCGAGTACTTGAGGTATGTGTCGATCGACGCGACCACGACGCGCGCTTCGACCGTGACCAGGTCAATGCCGACGAGTGAAACGCGAACCCACGCATCGATCACGATACCCTTGTCGAGGACGCGATCGAGTACGTCGATGAGGGAACTGCCACTGGGCGTGCGTTCGACAGCCATGTTCTTCCGTCCTTGGGGCTAAGGGACCACCGGCCAGGAGTGGGCCAGTTGTGGATTCGCGCTACGACTTCCGAGGCGATTTGGCGGCGGATGTCGGCGCCGCCAGTCGCGTGAGAGCCTCTTCGATGCGCGCCAGGCGCGCTTCCACATCCGACGTATTGGCCAGCGTCGTGTTCGCGCCCGCCATCGTCAGCCGTGGGTCGTTACGCCACCAATTCAGGCCGATTTGCTCGGCCTTGTCGATGGAGCAGACGAGCAGCCTGACCTGAATGGTCAGCAACTCGACGTTCGCCAAATTGATCTTGATGTCGCCGGCGATCACGAGGCCCTTGTCGAGCACTCGGTCGAGAATGTCGACCAGGCCATGCGTTCGCGTCGGATTTACAAACTCAGGCAATCATTGCTCCAGTCGAGTCCACCGTGCACCTACCGTTCTGGCTACCGCTTCGCTACCGCAGCCGACCCAGGGGACCAAGGTCGATGTTCAGGTCCTCGTTAGTCAGCCCGAAGACCGTCTTCAGCTCGTCCATGCGCTGGTTCAGCTTGAGCAGCGCCAGACCCAGTCGTTCGATTTCCGCGTCCGACAGGGTGCCGCCGTCCATGCGGCGAATGGCTTGATGCTCCAATACCTCGCGTAGCAGTTCTATCACCGTCAGTACGAGTCGCGCAAGACCTTGTTCGACGTGTTCCGGGTCGGCGTTGATGCGGTCGGGAAGGGCGTTCGCGATCGCGCGAAGCGCGGCTTCGGC includes:
- the gvpA gene encoding gas vesicle structural protein GvpA; protein product: MAVERTPSGSSLIDVLDRVLDKGIVIDAWVRVSLVGIDLVTVEARVVVASIDTYLKYSEAVGITAPVSRPREVGAGDELERMQRENAELRRQLEQRG
- a CDS encoding gas vesicle protein K — its product is MTSEDETNSGGEIASSQTDPAEAALRAIANALPDRINADPEHVEQGLARLVLTVIELLREVLEHQAIRRMDGGTLSDAEIERLGLALLKLNQRMDELKTVFGLTNEDLNIDLGPLGRLR
- a CDS encoding gas vesicle protein, with the protein product MPEFVNPTRTHGLVDILDRVLDKGLVIAGDIKINLANVELLTIQVRLLVCSIDKAEQIGLNWWRNDPRLTMAGANTTLANTSDVEARLARIEEALTRLAAPTSAAKSPRKS